In a genomic window of Leucoraja erinacea ecotype New England chromosome 8, Leri_hhj_1, whole genome shotgun sequence:
- the LOC129699360 gene encoding stathmin-4-like isoform X1, translating into MSLSAYKKKMKELPLFNLLCSCFNPEPHSRTLYKFDDPADQNWCFISDMEVKELNKRSSGLSFEVILKPPSFDGVPEFHTALPKKRDPSLEEIQKKLEAAEERRKCQEAELLKHLAEKREHEREVIQKAIEENNNFIRMAKEKLEQKNEIQKENREAHLAAMLERLQEKDRRSEEVRKNKRLRANAER; encoded by the exons CCTACAAGAAGAAGATGAAGGAACTGCCCCTTTTCAACCTACTCTGCTCCTGCTTCAACCCTGAACCACACAGTAGAACTCTCTACAAGTTTGACG ATCCAGCTGACCAGAACTGGTGCTTTATCTCTGACATGGAGGTGAAGGAGCTGAACAAGCGATCATCTGGTCTGTCCTTCGAGGTCATCCTGAAGCCGCCATCCTTTGACGGGGTTCCAGAATTTCACACGGCACTCCCAAAAAAACGGGACCCGTCCCTGGAGGAGATCCAGAAAAAACTGGAGGCAGCTGAGGAAAGGAGGAAG TGTCAGGAGGCGGAGCTGCTGAAGCATCTGGCTGAGAAAAGGGAACACGAGCGGGAGGTGATCCAGAAGGCCATTGAGgaaaacaacaacttcatcagGATGGCCAAGGAGAAGCTGGAGCAGAAGAACGAGATCCAGAAGGAGAACAGAGAGGCCCACCTGGCGGCCATGTTGGAGCGGCTCCAGGAGAAG GACAGGCGTTCAGAGGAGGTCCGAAAAAATAAACGTCTTAGAGCCAACGCAGAGCGATAG
- the LOC129699360 gene encoding stathmin-4-like isoform X2, translating into MSLSAYKKKMKELPLFNLLCSCFNPEPHSRTLYKFDDPADQNWCFISDMEVKELNKRSSGLSFEVILKPPSFDGVPEFHTALPKKRDPSLEEIQKKLEAAEERRKCQEAELLKHLAEKREHEREVIQKAIEENNNFIRMAKEKLEQKNEIQKENREAHLAAMLERLQEKAFRGGPKK; encoded by the exons CCTACAAGAAGAAGATGAAGGAACTGCCCCTTTTCAACCTACTCTGCTCCTGCTTCAACCCTGAACCACACAGTAGAACTCTCTACAAGTTTGACG ATCCAGCTGACCAGAACTGGTGCTTTATCTCTGACATGGAGGTGAAGGAGCTGAACAAGCGATCATCTGGTCTGTCCTTCGAGGTCATCCTGAAGCCGCCATCCTTTGACGGGGTTCCAGAATTTCACACGGCACTCCCAAAAAAACGGGACCCGTCCCTGGAGGAGATCCAGAAAAAACTGGAGGCAGCTGAGGAAAGGAGGAAG TGTCAGGAGGCGGAGCTGCTGAAGCATCTGGCTGAGAAAAGGGAACACGAGCGGGAGGTGATCCAGAAGGCCATTGAGgaaaacaacaacttcatcagGATGGCCAAGGAGAAGCTGGAGCAGAAGAACGAGATCCAGAAGGAGAACAGAGAGGCCCACCTGGCGGCCATGTTGGAGCGGCTCCAGGAGAAG GCGTTCAGAGGAGGTCCGAAAAAATAA